A window of Panicum virgatum strain AP13 chromosome 8K, P.virgatum_v5, whole genome shotgun sequence contains these coding sequences:
- the LOC120645463 gene encoding histone-lysine N-methyltransferase ATXR5-like — protein sequence MGSHAPSSSSTSPEVERERIAPMLRLRELPMPLRYCSMTDVTRRSGDRSPARRAQHETGYAAAVCDTCGSGDRDDELLLCDRCDRGRYTFCLLPIAAMVPIGPWFCPDCAGPPVKRFKSFPMEEAKIIDFFRIQNDEQDGEPAKCRLSQVDSMNPYNEAALTL from the exons ATGGGCAGCcacgcgccgtcgtcgtcctcgacctCGCCGGAGGTAGAGCGCGAGCGCATTGCACCGATGCTGCGGCTGCGAGAGCTCCCGATGCCGCTCCGCTACTGTTCCATGACCGACGTCACTCGCCGCTCGGGTGATCGC TCGCCCGCGCGCAGGGCGCAGCACGAGACCGGCTACGCTGCCGCCGTGTGCGACACCTGCGGCTCCGGCGACCGCGACGACGAGCTGCTGCTCTGCGACCGCTGCGACCGCGGCCGCTACACCTTCTGCCTCCTCCCGATCGCCGCCATGGTCCCCATCGGCCCATGGTTCTGCCCCGACTGCGCCGGCCCGCCCGTCAAGCGCTTCAAAA GCTTTCCAATGGAGGAGGCCAAGATCATCGATTTCTTTCGGATTCAGAACGATGAGCAGGATGGCGAGCCCGCGAAATGTAGGCTCTCCCAAG